In a single window of the Pseudomonas entomophila genome:
- the rph gene encoding ribonuclease PH, with the protein MKRPSGRAADQLRSIRITRNYTKHAEGSVLVEFGDTKVICTVSVENGVPRFLKGQGQGWLTAEYGMLPRSTGERNQREASRGKQGGRTLEIQRLIGRSLRAALDMSKLGDITLYVDCDVIQADGGTRTASITGAMVALCDALAVIKKRGGLKGGNPLKHMIAAVSVGMYQGEAVLDLDYLEDSAAETDLNVVMTSAGGFIEVQGTAEGAPFQPEDFNAMLALAQKGMGEIFELQQAALAD; encoded by the coding sequence ATGAAACGTCCAAGTGGTCGCGCCGCCGATCAGCTCCGCTCGATCCGCATCACCCGCAACTACACCAAGCACGCCGAGGGGTCGGTACTGGTCGAGTTCGGTGACACCAAGGTCATCTGCACGGTCAGCGTCGAAAATGGTGTTCCCCGCTTCCTCAAAGGTCAGGGTCAAGGCTGGCTGACCGCCGAGTACGGCATGCTGCCGCGCTCCACTGGCGAGCGTAACCAGCGCGAGGCCAGCCGCGGCAAGCAAGGCGGCCGCACCCTCGAGATCCAGCGCCTGATTGGCCGCTCCCTGCGCGCCGCGCTGGACATGAGCAAGCTGGGTGACATCACGCTGTACGTCGACTGCGACGTGATCCAGGCCGACGGCGGCACCCGCACCGCGTCGATCACCGGCGCCATGGTTGCCCTGTGCGACGCCCTGGCAGTGATCAAGAAACGTGGCGGCCTCAAGGGTGGCAACCCGCTCAAGCACATGATCGCCGCGGTGTCGGTGGGCATGTACCAGGGCGAGGCCGTGCTCGACCTCGACTACCTCGAGGACTCCGCCGCCGAGACCGACCTGAACGTGGTCATGACCAGTGCTGGAGGTTTCATCGAAGTGCAGGGCACCGCCGAAGGCGCGCCGTTCCAGCCTGAAGACTTCAACGCCATGCTGGCGCTGGCGCAGAAGGGCATGGGCGAGATCTTCGAGCTGCAGCAGGCCGCGTTGGCCGACTGA
- a CDS encoding exodeoxyribonuclease III — MRIISVNVNGIQAAAERGLLSWLQAQNADVICLQDTRASAFELDDPAFQLDGYFLYACDAEVPTQGGVALYSRMQPKAVITGLGFETADRYGRYLQADFDKVSIATLLLPSGMNGDDDLNQKFKLMDDFAKYLDKQRRKRREYIYCGSFYVAQQKLDIKNWRDSQQSVGFLPPERAWMDAITGDMGYVDALREVSREGDQYSWWPDNEQAEMLNLGYRFDYQILTPGLRRFVRNARLPRQPRFSRHAPLIVDYDWTLTI, encoded by the coding sequence ATGCGGATCATCAGTGTGAACGTAAATGGCATTCAGGCTGCGGCCGAGCGTGGATTGCTCAGCTGGTTGCAAGCCCAGAATGCCGACGTCATCTGCCTTCAGGATACCCGCGCCTCGGCCTTTGAACTCGACGACCCAGCTTTCCAGCTCGATGGCTATTTCCTTTACGCCTGCGACGCGGAGGTGCCCACCCAAGGTGGCGTGGCACTCTACTCGCGCATGCAGCCCAAGGCAGTCATCACAGGCCTGGGCTTCGAGACAGCCGACCGCTACGGGCGTTACCTGCAAGCAGACTTCGACAAAGTCAGTATTGCCACCCTGCTGCTACCTTCAGGCATGAACGGCGACGACGACTTGAACCAGAAATTCAAGTTGATGGACGACTTCGCCAAGTACCTGGACAAGCAGCGTCGCAAGCGTCGCGAGTACATCTATTGCGGCTCGTTTTACGTGGCGCAGCAGAAGCTCGACATCAAGAACTGGCGCGACAGCCAGCAGTCGGTCGGTTTCCTGCCGCCTGAGCGTGCCTGGATGGACGCCATCACCGGCGACATGGGCTATGTCGACGCGCTGCGCGAAGTCAGCCGCGAAGGCGACCAGTACAGCTGGTGGCCGGACAACGAGCAGGCAGAAATGCTCAACCTGGGTTACCGGTTCGACTACCAGATCCTCACCCCAGGCCTGCGCCGTTTCGTGCGCAATGCCCGCCTGCCGCGCCAGCCACGCTTCTCGCGCCATGCGCCGCTGATCGTGGACTACGACTGGACCCTCACCATCTGA
- the argB gene encoding acetylglutamate kinase, which yields MTLDRDAASHVAEVLSEALPYIRRFVGKTLVIKYGGNAMESEELKTGFARDIVLMKAVGINPVVVHGGGPQIGDLLKRLSIESHFIDGMRVTDAATMDVVEMVLGGQVNKDIVNLINRHGGSAIGLTGKDAELIRARKLTVTRQTPEMTTPEIIDIGHVGEVVSVNTDLLNMLVKGDFIPVIAPIGVGSNGESYNINADLVAGKVAEALKAEKLMLLTNIAGLMDKQGQVLTGLTTEQVNELIADGTIYGGMLPKIKCALDAVQGGVNSSHIIDGRVPNAVLLEIFTDSGVGTLITNRKRH from the coding sequence ATGACCCTCGATCGCGATGCCGCTTCCCATGTAGCCGAGGTTTTGTCCGAAGCACTGCCTTACATCCGCCGTTTCGTCGGCAAGACCCTGGTGATCAAGTACGGCGGCAACGCGATGGAGAGCGAGGAGCTCAAGACCGGCTTCGCCCGTGACATCGTGCTGATGAAGGCCGTGGGCATCAACCCGGTGGTCGTGCACGGCGGCGGCCCGCAAATCGGCGACCTGCTCAAGCGCCTGTCGATCGAGAGCCACTTCATCGACGGCATGCGCGTCACCGACGCGGCGACCATGGACGTGGTGGAGATGGTCCTGGGCGGCCAGGTCAACAAGGATATCGTCAACCTGATCAACCGCCACGGCGGCAGCGCCATCGGCCTGACCGGCAAGGACGCGGAGCTGATCCGCGCGCGCAAGCTCACCGTCACCCGCCAGACCCCCGAGATGACCACCCCGGAAATCATCGATATCGGCCACGTGGGTGAGGTGGTGAGCGTCAACACCGACCTGCTGAACATGCTGGTCAAGGGTGACTTCATCCCGGTGATCGCGCCGATCGGCGTGGGCTCAAACGGTGAGTCGTACAACATCAACGCCGACCTGGTGGCCGGCAAGGTGGCCGAGGCACTGAAAGCCGAGAAGCTGATGCTGCTGACCAACATCGCCGGCCTGATGGACAAGCAGGGCCAGGTGCTGACCGGGCTGACCACCGAGCAGGTCAACGAGCTGATCGCCGATGGCACCATCTATGGCGGCATGCTGCCGAAGATCAAGTGCGCGCTGGACGCAGTCCAGGGTGGCGTGAACAGCTCGCACATCATCGACGGCCGCGTACCGAACGCCGTGCTGCTGGAAATCTTCACCGATAGCGGTGTGGGCACCCTGATCACCAACCGCAAGCGGCACTGA
- the pyrE gene encoding orotate phosphoribosyltransferase, producing the protein MQPYQRDFIRFAIDRGVLRFGEFTLKSGRTSPYFFNAGLFNTGSALAQLGRCYAGAIVDSKIPFDVLFGPAYKGIPLAAATAVQLAEQHQLDVPWCFNRKEAKDHGEGGSLVGAPLAGNVLIIDDVITAGTAIREVMQIISNQQAKAAGVLIALNREERGNGELSAIQEVERDFGIPVVSIVSLTQVLEFLADDPQLKQHLPAVEAYRAQYGI; encoded by the coding sequence ATGCAGCCGTATCAGCGCGACTTCATCCGTTTTGCCATCGATCGCGGCGTTCTGCGCTTCGGTGAGTTCACCCTGAAATCGGGGCGTACCAGCCCGTACTTCTTCAATGCCGGCCTGTTCAACACAGGTTCCGCGCTCGCCCAGCTGGGGCGTTGCTACGCGGGGGCCATCGTCGACAGCAAGATCCCGTTCGACGTGTTGTTCGGCCCCGCCTACAAGGGCATCCCGTTGGCTGCGGCCACTGCGGTGCAATTGGCCGAGCAGCACCAGCTCGACGTGCCATGGTGCTTCAACCGCAAAGAGGCCAAGGATCACGGCGAAGGCGGCAGCCTGGTCGGCGCCCCGCTGGCCGGTAATGTGCTGATCATCGATGACGTGATCACCGCCGGTACCGCCATCCGCGAAGTGATGCAGATCATCAGCAATCAACAGGCCAAGGCCGCCGGCGTGCTGATCGCGCTGAACCGCGAGGAGCGTGGCAATGGCGAGCTGTCGGCGATCCAGGAAGTCGAGCGCGACTTTGGTATCCCGGTGGTCAGCATCGTTTCGCTCACACAGGTGCTGGAGTTCCTGGCGGATGACCCGCAGCTCAAGCAGCACCTGCCGGCGGTCGAGGCGTACCGGGCGCAATACGGGATCTGA